From a region of the Chrysemys picta bellii isolate R12L10 chromosome 7, ASM1138683v2, whole genome shotgun sequence genome:
- the GPRIN2 gene encoding G protein-regulated inducer of neurite outgrowth 2, translating into MAANSHQVQTHSHQETLNSVCHRPLNLNSHPLSKSSSSLACTGQVSSDERQSNKQDLKKSLSSTVCQTQVSKNNVGSTPSSEWSSTQSGMVESSSAVRTTSDQSPGDNVQNRATTTNCFLTVDQTPVSLEGKDSKMHVKSSTVENISSVCDTHQQSMNRMEGLEAAVQRSHSDLTCSCKQQSSVAHMETSATHSIISSSSSNYDTPMHNTSFQRPRYGSGTYENTPNYQNWVTQIPTSHRDQKVPTNSFDSGGITHNTTIYTDPGTFHTAVLGPHMPGSGFPNRTMCSQSIGLSQGGMTYNNVSSSIYSPTVMTIHNSTALPCSARQDSAMKIDGTVSAYCHSLPIPSLQLVPRLVCSVSDSGREQVTPGYCQSLPTSDMMTFPKLVSSVSESGLDAKRILKCCSVPGEHLSHAQHCVQQSRAQQEMKASYIVLHDQQCADMIMKTKDTWTMTSMNDLTKELRSPLECKDAEVQTISTMECKSVATSPSVVAEGHSHVFPEVNLEHDQEAPKSPVREVRWDDEGMTWEVYGAAVDPEVLGLAIQKHLEIQIEQFQTEPIELSRKSTEESPPAKEAKKRPFRTMMHSLRHPSCCARSSTVVE; encoded by the coding sequence ATGGCAGCCAACAGCCACCAGGTCCAAACCCATTCCCATCAGGAAACACTAAATTCTGTTTGCCACCGTCCCCTGAATCTAAACAGCCACCCTCTGTCTAAGAGCTCCTCAAGTCTGGCATGCACTGGGCAAGTGAGTTCTGATGAAAGACAGAGCAACAAGCAAGATCTCAAGAAGAGCCTCAGTAGTACTGTCTGCCAAACACAGGTGAGCAAGAACAATGTTGGAAGTACCCCTAGTTCTGAATGGTCTTCCACACAGTCTGGAATGGTGGAAAGTTCGTCGGCTGTCAGAACAACGAGTGATCAGTCACCAGGTGATAATGTGCAGAACAGAGCTACGACTACAAACTGCTTCCTGACTGTTGACCAGACTCCAGTATCCCTGGAAGGAAAGGACAGTAAGATGCATGTCAAGAGTAGCACTGTTGAGAACATTTCTTCAGTCTGTGATACACACCAGCAAAGTATGAATAGAATGGAAGGACTGGAAGCTGCAGTCCAAAGAAGCCATTCTGACCTAACATGCAGTTGCAAGCAGCAGAGTTCTGTCGCCCACATGGAAACCAGTGCCACACACTCTATTATAAGTTCTTCTAGCAGTAATTATGATACACCAATGCATAACACGTCTTTCCAAAGACCGAGATATGGCTCTGGAACATATGAAAATACTCCTAACTatcaaaactgggtgactcagATTCCCACTTCACATAGAGACCAAAAAGTGCCCACAAACAGCTTTGACAGTGGCGGTATAACACATAACACAACCATTTATACAGATCCTGGAACATTTCACACTGCTGTTCTAGGACCACACATGCCAGGAAGTGGTTTCCCAAACAGGACAATGTGCAGTCAATCAATTGGGCTTAGTCAAGGTGGCATGACTTACAATAATGTATCAAGCAGTATATACTCTCCCACAGTGATGACAATTCacaacagcactgccctacccTGCAGTGCAAGGCAGGATTCTGCTATGAAGATAGATGGCACTGTTTCTGCCTATTGCCATTCTTTGCCAATACCATCTCTTCAACTTGTTCCAAGGTTGGTATGCTCAGTTAGTGATTCGGGAAGAGAACAGGTAACTCCTGGATATTGTCAGTCCTTGCCTACTTCAGATATGATGACCTTTCCTAAACTGGTGTCATCTGTTAGTGAATCAGGTCTGGATGCAAAGCGAATCCTGAAATGCTGTAGTGTTCCTGGGGAACATCTGTCACATGCTCAGCACTGCGTTCAACAGAGCAGAGCTCAACAGGAAATGAAGGCTTCTTACATTGTGTTGCATGACCAGCAGTGTGCAGACATGATAATGAAGACTAAAGACACATGGACTATGACCTCTATGAATGACTTAACCAAAGAACTGAGATCTCCTCTTGAGTGCAAAGATGCAGAGGTACAAACCATTTCAACAATGGAATGCAAGTCTGTGGCCACAAGCCCATCTGTTGTAGCTGAAGGTCACTCTCATGTGTTCCCAGAGGTTAATTTAGAACATGACCAAGAGGCCCCAAAGTCTCCGGTACGTGAAGTGAGATGGGATGATGAAGGGATGACATGGGAAGTATATGGGGCAGCCGTGGACCCAGAAGTTCTTGGATTAGCCATTCAAAAACATCTTGAAATTCAAATAGAACAATTCCAGACAGAGCCTATAGAGCTCTCTAGGAAAAGTACTGAGGAGTCACCTCCAGCTAAAGAGGCAAAGAAAAGGCCATTTAGAACAATGATGCACTCTCTGAGACACCCAAGCTGCTGTGCCCGTTCCAGTACTGTTGTGGAGTGA